From one Paramormyrops kingsleyae isolate MSU_618 chromosome 1, PKINGS_0.4, whole genome shotgun sequence genomic stretch:
- the LOC111850072 gene encoding desmoplakin-A-like isoform X2 — protein MSFYDSQIKFHSLEKSRGDSSGYAFGRGETTAGNGYSADVMENYGPYRTLTKTVSGGLEKSRGDSSGYAFGRGETTAGEGYGADVMENYGTYRTLTKTVSGGPSQVSILHQRASSLQAQCQEYLQKADFLLQSGGGSGRSKMEIEKCMGMANNLMQELQLCAMELQNQGQPSDVFFQSLDQYQEMMQRIHYAIGGTLQRRKSLVTREDPSRNFQEAIAWIGQQKRLIETSSWGDDPSAIEQQIFNQNKFHSSIQRSAEVDRAREELLQKRDKANLNMLEQEWESLQRMSCNRTNQLRELQAIIEEISREIMWVNEREEEELVSDWGDKNIDTYIPNRQENYSKLMFVLEEKEKDLNKLKQKVDVLLQSGHPASDKIEAYMETLQTQWSWLLQITKCINVHLKENAAYSQFFKDANETYSKLQNQHDTMRKKFTCNRVMPLETLQELLKNLEREKERLTENKRQVQLLVNKSKNIVRLKPRNAEEKTSGPVIVKALCDFKQDQKVILNGDEGILKDNSQRSKWQVTGPGGLDMLVPSVCLLVPPPNPLSIGLANKNEQYYEAILALFNQLFINIKSLISWQMCLKDIGRINSMTISMLVRMRPEEYRSIIRSLETNYQEFQRNYMGSELFGEEDKRNMDTQYNGAQAHYNKLVVQLPAYGGKEVKEVKEVKEIKEVEMVKEVMEVKKVQQVKLEAPAPAELRDMTILTELHNLRLRLEASEMGLTQYLHVPLRENSVQECSQRIVQLETLYRDVGTIRDEYLRLKDKTLKQLEGMTDADKAKFLQTELTAINQKLGSLEGFSTAYLDRLKALQTLFQSMLQAEDIIKVHEARLTEKDTTSQDPKQVEDYLGVLKQMRMELEQKRDVLNATETKLNNVVRCNSQISQSFHKCDVDLSKYSELVGQMNDRWRRIMAQIDNRSQDLEKYLQLLRRYIQTSSTLGQWIDETGKRQDRLQAAKIDDVRVLMENLNQQKALNSEIKGKRTTVEDVQRDADTCVVSIKDYERQLAAYGAGLETLLNIPVRQTLLQSPATGISLEMGNLQSRYIELLTRSSDYYKFLGEMLKNLEELKIRNTRIDLLEEELKLLKGDIENRNRKNKSLEDALARYERELTQSKDQLTVLEKVKQSQDLEKSATKQDLNNSFNQVKDLNEQMIQLKSQMEEEKRKRMLAEETYSKQQEEYEQIVRKRQKELEEVNWMKIDIEKTIKDKEREIERLNRQLEDEMARQREFQSELSKKSRVFNDSQTQNNDLLREKENLVAKIKMLEQDKSKVQRYDDEMNRMKATLESEQREKQRLLDEKSQISRDFNYWKTQYELKDDQVRKCNSEKDSIERERNSLKIEIERLMSELKALDERYKLRLSSTEKEVTKETLEKELWSLKQEKTVDPSMLVFDGIRKNVTAYQLCDCGVIDNATLNQLINGKKTIQDVAVDIQVNLKGTGIIAGITGGPQGKMSITEAKNKNLLTPQSATMLLEAQAATGYIIDPKQNEKMTVDMAYAKGLVDAKDRDKLITAEAASTGFKDPLTGKLLSVGQAMRKGQIDRESTLRLLQAQEAVGGILDPVLSVFLPKDVALDRGLIDDDLYRALNMRPECYIDPANQQKRCYVDLKMKSKPEVGTGLLLLSDIDKPLEVPGLRKQVPVLQLVNANLLTTSDVDGLKQGKITKEDVMHRLRSYLRGSSCIAGIYDNANQRPLSFYQAMKEGLLKPGTTLELLEAQAASGFLIDPVNNLYLTVEEALQKGLVGIEFKDNLLSAERAVTGYKNPRTDETISLFQAIEKGLIQKGHGIRLLQAQIASGGIIDPTYSHRIDVDVAYRQGYLDRAMNDILSRESDETKGFFDPNTEENLTYRQLKQRCIPDTKTGLLLLSLKDQRPTQQLRKRRVVIVDPDTKVEMTVREAYEKEFIDYETYLELSSQECEWEEMTFPGPDGSTRLIITDKKTGVRYDIQECLSKGILDQATVDKYRAGKLTLKEFADKLTRKAGLGLLSDSISSVPGSITKSTQSQITSVSSTTSKHVSSLSMTLSKSADGMTEQSPIGAIFDSGTLEKLSISDAQRRGMVDSITAQRLLEAQACTGGIVNPTTGRRLLLQDAVYQGFIDEDMATRLKPAQKAYAGFEDVKTKRMMSVAEAMKEKWLPYDAGQRFIEYQYVTGGLVDPQLSQRISLEDAIQKGWVDAREAQKLRDIKQHTKNLTCPNTTLKISYKEALDNSLVEENSGVMMLQASSMSSKGLSSSYNVSSAPVSQSGSHSDSWDGSSRGSVDRTSTFRYSYTYSSNTLS, from the exons ATGAGTTTCTACGATTCACAAATTAAATTCCATAGCTTGGAGAAAAGTCGCGGTGACAGCTCCGGCTACGCTTTCGGCCGCGGAGAGACGACCGCGGGTAATGGATACAGCGCGGACGTAATGGAGAACTATGGACCCTATAGGACTTTAACTAAGACTGTGTCGGGAGG CTTGGAGAAAAGTCGCGGTGACAGCTCCGGCTACGCTTTCGGGCGCGGAGAGACGACCGCGGGTGAAGGATACGGCGCGGACGTAATGGAGAACTATGGCACCTATAGGACTTTAACTAAGACTGTGTCGGGAGG TCCTTCTCAGGTGAGCATCCTTCATCAGAGAGCCAGCAGTCTTCAAGCACAGTGTCAGGAGTACCTGCAGAAAGCAGACTTTCTTCTGCAGTCT GGTGGCGGCTCGGGCAGATCCAAAATGGAGATCGAGAAATGCATGGGCATGGCCAATAACCTGATGCAGGAGTTGCAGTTATGTGCCATGGAGCTGCAGAACCAGGGACAGCCCAGCGATGTCTTCTTTCAGAG CCTGGACCAGTACCAAGAAATGATGCAGAGGATCCACTATGCTATCGGTGGGACACTCCAACGCAGGAAGAGCCTTGTGACCCGGGAGGATCCGAGCCGTAATTTCCAGGAGGCCATAGCCTGGATTGGGCAACAGAAG CGGCTGATTGAGACCTCGTCCTGGGGAGATGACCCCAGTGCCATTGAGCAGCAGATCTTCAACCAGAACAAGTTCCACAGCTCCATTCAGAGAAGCGCTGAGGTGGACCGTGCAAGGGAGGAGCTG TTGCAAAAGAGAGACAAAGCCAACCTGAATATGCTGGAGCAGGAGTGGGAGAGCTTGCAG AGGATGTCCTGTAACCGCACCAACCAACTAAGGGAACTTCAGGCGATCATCGAGGAGATTTCCAGGGAGATCATGTGGGTGAATGAGCGCGAAGAAGAAGAGTTGGTGTCCGACTGGGGAGACAAGAACATAGATACCTACATCCCTAATAGACAGGAGAACTACTCA AAACTCATGTTTGTCTTGGAAGAGAAGGAGAAGGATCTGAACAAACTCAAGCAGAAGGTGGATGTTCTCCTTCAGAGTGGTCACCCAGCATCCGACAAGATCGAG GCTTATATGGAAACCCTGCAGACCCAGTGGAGCTGGCTCCTTCAGATCACTAAGTGTATCAACGTACACCTTAAGGAGAATGCAGCTTATAGCCAG TTCTTCAAAGACGCCAATGAGACCTACAGCAAGCTGCAGAACCAGCATGATACAATGCGTAAGAAGTTCACGTGCAACAGGGTCATGCCCCTGGAGACTCTTCAGGAACTGTTGAAGAACCTGGAG AGGGAAAAGGAGAGGCTGACAGAGAACAAGAGACAGGTACAGCTCCTGGTCAACAAGTCCAAAAACATTGTGAGGTTGAAGCCACGAAATGCAGAGGAGAAGACCAGCGGCCCGGTGATTGTGAAGGCCCTGTGTGACTTCAAACAGGACCAG AAGGTGATCCTTAATGGTGATGAGGGTATCCTGAAGGACAACAGCCAGCGCAGCAAATGGCAGGTGACAGGTCCAGGGGGTCTGGACATGCTGGTCCCATCTGTCTGCCTTCTTGTGCCTCCCCCCAACCCACTCAGCATTGGTCTGGCCAACAA GAACGAACAGTACTATGAAGCCATCCTGGCCCTGTTTAACCAGCTATTCATCAACATTAAGAGCCTCATTTCCTGGCAGATGTGTCTCAAAGACATTGGCCGCATCAACTCAATGACCATCAGCATG ctcgtacggatGCGTCCAGAGGAGTACCGTAGCATCATAAGAAGCCTGGAGACCAACTACCAGGAGTTCCAGCGTAACTACATGGGCTCCGAGTTGTTCGGCGAAGAAGACAAGAGGAACATGGACACTCAGTACAATGGTGCCCAAGCACATTACAACAAATTGGTTGTGCAGCTGCCCGCATACG GGGGTAAGGAGGTTAAGGAGGTTAAGGAGGTTAAGGAGATTAAGGAAGTTGAGATGGTTAAGGAGGTTATGGAGGTTAAGAAGGTTCAACAAGTTAAGTTGGAGGCACCAGCGCCTGCAGAGTTGCGGGACATGACAATCCTGACGGAGCTGCACAACCTGCGGCTGAGGCTGGAGGCCTCTGAGATGGGTCTCACCCAGTATCTCCACGTGCCCCTGAGGGAAAACAGCGTTCAGGAGTGTTCCCAGCGCATTGTCCAGCTGGAG ACCCTATACCGTGATGTCGGCACTATCAGAGATGAATATCTCAGGCTGAAGGACAAGACCCTGAAGCAGCTAGAGGGCATGACAGATGCAGATAAGGCCAAGTTCCTCCAGACAGAGCTGACGGCCATCAACCAGAAACTGGGCTCCTTGGAAGGCTTCTCCACTGCCTACTTGGACAG GCTGAAGGCACTCCAGACACTGTTCCAGAGCATGTTGCAGGCAGAGGACATAATCAAGGTGCATGAGGCGCGGCTCACAGAGAAGGACACCACTTCCCAGGACCCCAAGCAAGTGGAGGACTACCTAGGTGTCCTGAAG CAAATGAGGATGGAGCTGGAGCAGAAGCGAGACGTGCTGAATGCGACAGAAACCAAGCTGAACAACGTGGTTCGCTGCAACAGCCAGATCAGCCAGTCATTTCATAAGTGTGACGTGGACCTGTCCAAGTATTCTGAGCTGGTGGGACAGATGAATGACCGCTGGCGTCGGATCATGGCCCAGATTGATAACAG GTCACAGGACCTGGAGAAGTACCTTCAGCTCCTCCGACGCTACATTCAGACCAGCTCCACCCTCGGCCAGTGGATCGATGAGACAGGGAAACGGCAGGACAGGCTGCAGGCTGCCAAAATCGATGACGTCAGGGTCCTAATGGAGAACCTGAACCAGCAGAAG GCGCTGAACTCAGAGATTAAAGGGAAGCGAACAACCGTAGAAGACGTTCAACGAGATGCAGACACTTGTGTTGTCTCCATTAAG GATTATGAGCGACAGCTGGCCGCATATGGAGCAGGCCTAGAAACCCTGCTGAACATCCCTGTTCGGCAAACTCTGCTCCAGTCCCCTGCCACAGGCATCTCTCTGGAG ATGGGAAACCTGCAGTCCCGATACATTGAGCTTCTCACTCGATCAAGTGACTACTACAAGTTCTTGGGAGAAATGCTAAAGAACTTGGAAGAACTGAAg atcAGAAACACCCGCATCGACCTTTTAGAAGAAGAGTTGAAACTTTTGAAAGGGGACATCGAGAATCGAAATCGCAAGAACAAGTCTCTTGAAGATGCTCTAGCTAGATATGAGCGGGAGCTTACCCAGTCCAAGGACCAGTTGACTGTTTTGGAGAAGGTAAAACAATCTCAGGATCTGGAGAAAAGTGCCACCAAACAGGACCTCAACAACTCTTTCAACCAGGTGAAAGATTTGAATGAGCAGATGATCCAACTGAAATCCCAGATGGAGGAAGAGAAGAGGAAGAGAATGTTGGCTGAGGAGACATATTCTAAACAGCAGGAGGAGTATGAGCAAATTGTGCGTAAGAGACAGAAAGAATTGGAAGAAGTCAACTGGATGAAGATTGACATTGAGAAAACTATCAAGGACAAAGAAAGAGAGATTGAGAGGTTGAATAGGCAGCTGGAGGATGAGATGGCAAGGCAGCGGGAGTTTCAGTCTGAGCTCTCAAAG aaATCTCGTGTTTTTAATGACTCCCAGACTCAGAACAATGACTTGCtaagagaaaaagaaaacctGGTTGCCAAGATAAAAATGCTGGAACAGGATAAAAGCAAAGTGCAGAGATATGATGATGAGATGAACCGCATGAAAGCCACACTAGAATCTGAACAGAGAGAGAAGCAACGTCTCCTTGATGAAAAATCTCAGATCAGCAGAGACTTTAATTACTGGAAGACCCAGTATGAGCTGAAGGATGATCAAGTCAGAAAGTGTAATTCTGAGAAAGATAGCATTGAAAGAGAGAGGAATTCCCTGAAGATTGAGATTGAAAGGCTTATGTCTGAACTAAAGGCTCTGGATGAAAGGTACAAGCTCAGGCTAAGTTCCACAGAGAAAGAAGTAACAAAGGAAACCCTGGAAAAGGAACTTTGGAGTCTTAAGCAAGAGAAGACTGTAGACCCCTCCATGCTTGTTTTTGATGGCATTCGTAAAAACGTTACAGCCTACCAACTCTGTGACTGTGGAGTAATCGACAATGCCACACTTAACCAGCTGATCAACGGCAAGAAGACCATCCAAGATGTGGCTGTTGATATCCAGGTCAACTTGAAAGGCACTGGGATCATTGCAGGGATCACTGGAGGTCCCCAAGGCAAAATGTCAATCACAGAGGCTAAGAATAAAAACCTTCTTACACCACAAAGTGCCACCATGCTCCTTGAAGCTCAAGCTGCCACAGGCTACATCATTGATCCTAAACAAAATGAGAAGATGACTGTTGATATGGCTTATGCTAAGGGCCTTGTGGATGCAAAAGACAGGGACAAATTGATTACAGCTGAAGCTGCCAGCACTGGCTTCAAGGACCCTCTTACTGGCAAGTTGCTGTCTGTGGGACAAGCTATGAGGAAGGGGCAAATTGACAGAGAATCTACACTCCGTCTTTTGCAAGCACAAGAAGCCGTGGGCGGCATCCTAGACCCAGTCCTGAGCGTGTTTTTACCAAAGGATGTCGCTCTGGACCGTGGCTTAATAGATGATGATCTTTACAGGGCTTTGAATATGAGGCCAGAATGCTATATTGATCCGGCTAACCAGCAGAAACGGTGCTACGTTGATCTAAAGATGAAAAGTAAACCTGAAGTTGGCACTGGCCTCCTCCTCCTTAGCGATATAGATAAACCCCTAGAAGTGCCAGGTCTACGGAAACAGGTTCCAGTTCTTCAGCTTGTTAATGCTAACCTGCTTACAACTTCTGATGTGGATGGACTGAAGCAAGGTAAAATAACAAAGGAGGATGTCATGCACAGACTCAGGTCATACCTGCGTGGCTCCAGCTGCATTGCAGGGATTTATGACAATGCCAATCAAAGGCCCTTGTCATTCTATCAGGCCATGAAGGAAGGCCTCCTCAAGCCTGGCACCACTTTGGAGCTTCTGGAGGCTCAGGCTGCCTCTGGCTTTTTGATTGATCCTGTTAATAATCTGTACCTGACAGTAGAGGAGGCATTGCAAAAAGGTCTGGTTGGCATAGAGTTCAAGGACAACCTCCTTTCTGCAGAGAGAGCCGTCACAGGATATAAAAATCCTCGTACAGATGAAACAATCTCCCTGTTCCAAGCTATTGAGAAGGGCCTGATACAGAAAGGTCATGGAATCAGGTTGCTGCAAGCTCAGATCGCAAGTGGTGGCATAATAGATCCCACCTATAGTCATCGCATTGATGTGGATGTTGCGTACAGGCAGGGATATTTGGACAGAGCGATGAATGATATCCTTTCCAGAGAAAGTGATGAGACAAAGGGCTTCTTCGATCCAAACACTGAAGAAAATCTGACCTACCGGCAGCTAAAGCAGAGGTGCATCCCTGACACAAAAACAGGGCTTCTCCTGCTTTCCTTGAAGGATCAGAGGCCTACTCAGCAGCTTCGTAAGCGCCGGGTAGTGATTGTAGACCCTGACACAAAGGTCGAAATGACTGTGCGCGAAGCTTATGAGAAGGAGTTCATCGACTATGAAACCTATCTTGAGTTGTCAAGCCAGGAATGTGAGTGGGAGGAAATGACCTTCCCGGGACCTGATGGTTCTACTCGACTCATTATCACTGACAAGAAAACAGGTGTGCGGTATGACATTCAGGAATGTCTTAGCAAAGGAATCCTTGACCAGGCCACTGTAGACAAATATCGAGCAGGGAAACTGACTCTCAAAGAGTTTGCTGACAAGCTAACTAGAAAGGCTGGTCTTGGACTGTTGTCAGATTCCATTAGTAGTGTTCCAGGAAGTATTACAAAGAGTACCCAATCACAGATTACATCAGTATCATCAACTACATCTAAACATGTTTCCAGTCTCTCTATGACACTTTCTAAGTCCGCTGATGGTATGACTGAGCAATCTCCTATTGGGGCCATATTTGATTCTGGAACACTTGAAAAGTTGAGCATCAGTGATGCACAGCGACGTGGAATGGTCGACTCGATCACTGCTCAGCGTCTGCTGGAGGCTCAAGCCTGTACTGGAGGCATCGTTAATCCCACAACTGGGAGAAGGCTTTTACTGCAAGATGCCGTCTACCAAGGCTTTATCGATGAAGACATGGCTACTAGGTTGAAGCCAGCTCAAAAAGCTTATGCTGGGTTTGAGGATGTGAAGACCAAAAGAATGATGTCAGTAGCAGAGGCAATGAAGGAGAAGTGGCTGCCCTATGATGCAGGGCAGAGGTTCATTGAGTACCAGTATGTTACTGGTGGCTTGGTGGACCCTCAGCTCAGTCAGAGGATAAGTCTGGAAGATGCCATCCAGAAAGGCTGGGTGGATGCAAGAGAGGCGCAGAAGCTTCGAGACATCAAGCAGCACACAAAGAACCTGACATGCCCCAACACTACACTGAAGATTTCCTACAAAGAAGCCTTGGACAACAGTCTCGTGGAGGAGAACAGTGGAGTGATGATGCTCCAGGCTTCTTCTATGTCCAGCAAAGGGCTCAGCAGCTCCTACAATGTGTCCTCTGCCCCAGTATCACAAAGTGGCTCCCATTCAGATTCCTGGGATGGTTCCAGCAGGGGCAGTGTGGACCGCACCTCAACATTCAGATACAGTTATACTTACAGCTCCAACACTCTTTCTTAA